One window of Bacillus sp. FJAT-45350 genomic DNA carries:
- a CDS encoding dihydrofolate reductase has protein sequence MISFIVAMDTNRVIGKDNDLPWKLPADLAYFKKVTMGNPILMGRKTHESIGRPLPGRDNIIITRNENYEAEGCIVVHSTEEIKKLEQERSDEIFVIGGAEIFKETLPIADKLYITLIHEEFDGDTFFPEIDMKQWKLISSEKGIVDEKNIHEHEFLIYERKS, from the coding sequence ATGATTTCATTTATTGTTGCCATGGATACGAACCGCGTCATTGGAAAAGATAATGATTTGCCTTGGAAATTGCCAGCAGACTTAGCATATTTTAAAAAGGTGACGATGGGAAACCCGATTTTGATGGGCAGAAAAACACATGAATCAATTGGTCGACCACTACCAGGTAGGGATAATATTATTATTACTAGAAACGAGAATTACGAAGCAGAAGGCTGTATCGTTGTTCATTCAACAGAAGAAATAAAGAAGCTTGAACAAGAGAGAAGTGATGAGATATTTGTTATTGGTGGGGCAGAAATTTTTAAAGAGACTCTCCCAATTGCAGACAAATTATATATCACTCTAATTCATGAAGAGTTTGATGGAGATACATTCTTCCCCGAGATAGATATGAAGCAATGGAAGCTAATTTCATCAGAAAAAGGAATTGTAGATGAAAAAAATATACATGAGCACGAATTCTTAATTTATGAGAGAAAATCGTAA
- a CDS encoding HD-GYP domain-containing protein, whose protein sequence is MRLVATKSVKENTKLAKPIFNENGQILLHEGVPLTSRMIQRLINIGITFIYIEDELTRDIVMKEVVSEQTKMKALTTIKEEFTSISEDLLSKKSFNRDHLSKNFSGVVRAILDDIKNNQEALAMLTDVYVYDSYIFTHSMNVTIYSLGLAMQLKMTDKQLMEIGIGAMLHDVGKMAIPAEILNKPGRLNDEEFAIVKRHAREGYELLKDLPNISLLTAHCALQHHERLDGSGYPQQLIGDKIHTYAKIIGIADVFDAVTSSRVYRGAMLPHEGLELLYAGAGKLYDNALIEAFRRTVAVYPVGVTVGLSDGKEGIVVKQNNQLSTRPVIRILSENGTPLDKPYDVDLMKQMNVTITECEAIL, encoded by the coding sequence ATGAGACTAGTGGCAACAAAATCAGTCAAGGAAAATACAAAGCTAGCGAAACCAATTTTTAATGAGAACGGGCAAATTCTGTTACATGAAGGAGTCCCTTTAACATCTAGGATGATCCAACGACTCATAAATATAGGCATAACCTTTATTTACATAGAGGATGAATTAACTCGAGATATTGTAATGAAAGAGGTTGTTTCTGAACAGACGAAGATGAAAGCTCTTACTACGATTAAAGAAGAGTTCACATCGATTTCTGAAGACTTACTGTCTAAGAAAAGCTTTAATCGAGATCATTTGAGTAAGAATTTTTCCGGAGTAGTTCGCGCTATATTAGATGATATAAAAAATAATCAAGAAGCCCTTGCGATGCTTACTGATGTTTATGTGTATGATTCTTATATTTTTACCCATTCTATGAATGTAACTATTTATTCTTTAGGACTTGCTATGCAGTTGAAGATGACTGATAAACAGCTTATGGAAATTGGTATTGGTGCGATGCTTCATGACGTTGGCAAAATGGCAATACCTGCGGAAATTTTAAATAAACCTGGCAGACTTAATGATGAAGAATTTGCTATTGTCAAAAGACATGCAAGAGAAGGATATGAGCTATTAAAGGATTTACCTAACATCTCATTACTAACAGCACATTGTGCATTGCAGCATCACGAAAGGTTAGATGGATCAGGGTATCCACAGCAGCTTATAGGGGATAAAATCCATACATATGCAAAGATTATTGGAATTGCAGACGTATTTGATGCAGTTACTTCCAGTCGAGTTTACCGAGGAGCGATGCTACCACATGAAGGGTTAGAGCTATTATATGCTGGCGCAGGAAAGTTGTATGATAATGCATTGATCGAAGCATTTCGTCGTACTGTAGCTGTATATCCTGTGGGTGTAACGGTAGGGTTAAGTGATGGAAAAGAAGGTATAGTTGTAAAACAAAATAATCAGCTTAGTACCCGTCCAGTCATTCGGATTCTGTCTGAAAATGGTACACCTCTAGACAAGCCATATGATGTAGACTTAATGAAACAGATGAATGTAACGATTACAGAATGTGAAGCGATTTTGTAA
- a CDS encoding M23 family metallopeptidase, with the protein MKKVAIIFIVFFMVIPTVTETNIYANEELSYEEKLEKRMALYKKVETVTNVPWQYLAAVDYYERGLRRARKDRPEEEGIIGIYFAPQHWVGPLNPNLEDDDPFSISLFGGIGLDGNGDGIASRTDDEDILFTFARHIEKYGFEEQDFRIALWEYYHREQTVNIIHGHSKIFETFDTLDLNKNAFPMPLHHNYSYKNTWGDKRGWGGRRIHEGTDIFANYNVPVKSTTYGIVELKGWNRYGGWRVGVRDLNNVYHYYAHLSGFEKGIDTGTVVKPGDVIGYVGSSGYGKPGTQGKFPPHLHYGMYRDNGYTEWSFDPYPSLKRWERQERAAKKK; encoded by the coding sequence ATGAAAAAGGTTGCCATCATTTTCATTGTTTTTTTCATGGTTATACCTACAGTAACAGAAACAAATATTTACGCTAACGAAGAACTATCGTACGAAGAAAAGCTTGAAAAAAGAATGGCACTTTATAAAAAAGTAGAAACTGTCACAAATGTACCGTGGCAATACCTTGCTGCTGTTGATTATTACGAAAGAGGCTTGCGTAGAGCAAGAAAGGATAGACCGGAAGAAGAAGGTATCATTGGCATATACTTTGCGCCACAGCACTGGGTTGGACCACTTAATCCTAATTTAGAAGATGATGATCCTTTCTCTATTTCTCTTTTTGGTGGAATCGGTCTCGACGGAAATGGTGATGGAATTGCAAGCCGTACAGATGATGAAGATATTCTCTTCACATTTGCTCGACATATTGAGAAATATGGTTTTGAGGAACAAGACTTTCGCATTGCCTTGTGGGAATACTATCACCGGGAACAAACTGTAAACATTATACACGGTCATTCGAAAATATTCGAAACCTTTGACACATTAGACTTAAACAAAAATGCGTTTCCAATGCCACTTCACCACAACTATAGCTACAAAAATACATGGGGTGATAAGCGTGGCTGGGGTGGACGACGCATCCATGAAGGTACGGACATTTTCGCTAATTATAACGTTCCTGTTAAATCAACTACGTATGGTATCGTAGAACTAAAAGGTTGGAATCGATACGGTGGATGGCGCGTTGGTGTACGTGATCTAAACAATGTCTATCATTATTACGCTCATCTAAGTGGATTTGAAAAAGGAATTGATACTGGTACCGTTGTTAAGCCAGGAGATGTAATTGGCTATGTAGGAAGTAGTGGTTATGGAAAGCCTGGTACACAAGGGAAATTCCCACCACATTTACATTACGGTATGTACCGTGACAATGGTTATACAGAATGGTCCTTTGACCCATACCCATCATTAAAACGTTGGGAACGACAAGAGCGAGCAGCAAAGAAAAAATAA
- a CDS encoding YunC family protein, with protein MLEMTPIIIEGKPFTAVTLKLPKTNFMAVTNDVGYIMCGALDVALLNEKLKERKIVAGRAVGVRTIDQLLDAPLESVTLEAEELGIKVGMKGKDALLKMEY; from the coding sequence ATGTTAGAGATGACACCAATTATCATTGAGGGTAAGCCATTTACGGCAGTTACATTAAAGCTACCAAAAACAAACTTTATGGCAGTGACGAATGATGTAGGATACATTATGTGTGGTGCTCTTGACGTAGCTTTGTTAAATGAAAAGCTAAAAGAAAGAAAGATCGTTGCTGGAAGAGCAGTTGGTGTACGTACAATTGACCAACTCCTTGATGCTCCATTAGAGTCAGTTACTCTTGAAGCAGAAGAGTTAGGAATTAAAGTTGGTATGAAAGGGAAAGACGCTTTATTAAAAATGGAGTATTAA
- a CDS encoding sulfite exporter TauE/SafE family protein, producing MEWVLLVVIGLIAGTLGSLMGLGGGIIIVPALMVLSSYTVILMGITPQVAVGTSLVIMIFTGLSSTLAYIKQQKVDYKSGAIFFAGSGPGALFGVWLNRDIEVQSFLIYFGIFIIFVSFVLMIRKYLKPLKLRPKGIRRSYVNDEGITIEYGFQPALAIMIAFFVGMFSGLFGIGGGSLMVPAMILLFGFPAHTAVATSMFMIFLSAIVSSISHISLGNVNWLYALALIPGAWFGGKLGATINQRLKSDTVVNILRIFLIIIGIRLIWQGIAG from the coding sequence ATGGAATGGGTTTTGTTAGTTGTTATAGGTTTGATTGCAGGTACGCTTGGAAGTTTAATGGGACTTGGTGGTGGAATTATTATTGTTCCTGCCTTAATGGTCCTTAGCAGTTATACAGTAATATTGATGGGGATTACTCCTCAGGTGGCAGTAGGAACATCACTAGTCATTATGATTTTTACAGGATTATCTTCCACGTTGGCGTATATTAAACAACAGAAGGTTGATTATAAAAGTGGTGCAATTTTCTTTGCGGGAAGTGGACCTGGGGCATTATTTGGTGTATGGCTTAATAGAGATATAGAAGTACAAAGCTTTCTTATTTATTTTGGAATTTTTATTATATTTGTCTCATTTGTTTTAATGATTAGAAAGTACTTGAAGCCATTGAAATTACGTCCAAAAGGAATACGTCGCTCTTATGTGAATGATGAAGGAATAACGATAGAATACGGGTTTCAACCTGCGTTAGCCATAATGATTGCTTTCTTTGTTGGCATGTTCTCCGGTCTATTTGGAATTGGCGGAGGTTCCTTAATGGTTCCTGCGATGATTTTATTATTTGGATTTCCAGCTCATACAGCAGTTGCAACTTCAATGTTTATGATTTTTTTATCTGCAATTGTAAGTTCCATTTCTCATATAAGCCTAGGGAATGTCAATTGGTTATATGCTCTAGCCCTAATACCTGGAGCTTGGTTTGGTGGAAAACTTGGTGCAACAATAAATCAACGCCTAAAAAGCGACACTGTCGTAAATATACTTCGAATTTTTTTAATTATCATAGGTATTCGATTGATTTGGCAGGGAATAGCTGGATAA
- a CDS encoding sodium-dependent transporter → MNYREQWGTRAGFILAAIGSAVGLGNIWRFPYVAYENGGGAFLLPYLFALLTAGIPLLIMEFTMGHKYRGSAPLSYARMNKKTEWIGWWQVAISFVIATYYAVIIAWAMAYAYFALDLRWGDDTGGFLFGEHLQLADAPGQVGSLVPSVFIPLILVWVITLGVLFKGVKKGIEVANRIFIPTLVVLFLIIVIRAVTLDGAALGLDSFFKPNWSEIMTPSVWVAAYGQVFFSLSIAFAIMITYSSYLGKKSDITNNAFITGFGNSSFEMLAGIGVFAALGFMATQAGVGVDEVAAAGIGLAFVVFPQIINEFPALNGLFGFLFFASLVLAGLSSLISIVQTYVAGIQDKFKVSRTKAVMYGGGLSALISILYATQGGLYFLDAADYFINTFGIALSGLISVIAIAWFAKKLPDLQSHANSVSDIVLGQWWKICLGIITPVVLGYMAIQNLIGNFQENYEGYPTSFLLYSGWGVAIGAIVIGFIFASLKWGKNDLEVPTTTDKGADQ, encoded by the coding sequence ATGAATTATCGTGAACAATGGGGCACACGTGCTGGTTTCATACTAGCTGCAATTGGTTCTGCTGTAGGGTTAGGTAATATTTGGCGTTTCCCTTATGTGGCCTATGAAAATGGAGGAGGAGCCTTTTTACTACCGTATTTATTTGCACTTTTAACTGCTGGTATTCCGCTATTAATAATGGAGTTTACAATGGGTCACAAGTATCGCGGCTCAGCCCCACTATCATATGCACGCATGAATAAGAAAACTGAATGGATTGGTTGGTGGCAAGTAGCTATATCCTTTGTCATTGCAACATACTATGCTGTTATCATCGCATGGGCTATGGCATATGCATACTTTGCACTAGATTTAAGATGGGGTGATGATACAGGAGGATTCCTTTTCGGAGAGCATTTACAGCTAGCTGATGCTCCAGGTCAGGTTGGAAGTCTTGTACCATCTGTATTTATTCCACTTATTCTTGTATGGGTGATTACTTTAGGTGTTTTATTTAAAGGGGTTAAGAAAGGGATTGAGGTTGCAAACCGTATCTTCATTCCGACATTAGTGGTATTATTCTTAATTATTGTTATTCGTGCTGTAACTCTTGACGGAGCAGCTTTAGGTTTAGATTCATTCTTCAAGCCAAACTGGAGTGAAATTATGACGCCTAGTGTTTGGGTAGCGGCTTATGGGCAAGTATTCTTCAGTTTATCAATTGCCTTTGCTATTATGATTACGTACTCAAGCTATCTTGGTAAAAAATCAGATATTACAAACAACGCTTTCATTACAGGTTTTGGTAACTCTAGTTTTGAAATGCTAGCAGGTATTGGTGTATTTGCTGCGTTAGGTTTCATGGCTACACAAGCAGGAGTAGGGGTAGATGAAGTTGCTGCTGCAGGTATTGGTTTAGCTTTCGTGGTGTTCCCACAAATTATAAATGAGTTCCCTGCATTAAATGGATTATTTGGATTCTTATTCTTTGCAAGTTTGGTATTAGCAGGTCTATCATCTTTAATTTCAATCGTACAAACGTATGTAGCTGGGATTCAAGATAAGTTTAAAGTATCACGTACAAAAGCAGTTATGTATGGTGGTGGACTATCTGCATTAATTTCAATCTTATATGCTACACAAGGTGGATTATACTTCTTAGACGCAGCTGACTATTTCATTAACACATTTGGTATCGCTCTTTCTGGTTTAATCAGTGTTATTGCAATTGCTTGGTTTGCGAAGAAGCTTCCTGATTTACAAAGTCATGCAAACTCAGTATCAGATATTGTATTAGGACAATGGTGGAAAATCTGCTTAGGTATTATTACACCTGTTGTACTTGGATACATGGCTATCCAAAACTTAATTGGAAACTTCCAAGAGAATTATGAAGGTTATCCAACATCGTTCTTACTATATTCTGGATGGGGCGTTGCTATTGGTGCAATTGTAATTGGATTTATTTTTGCGTCACTTAAATGGGGTAAAAACGACCTAGAGGTTCCTACAACAACTGACAAAGGAGCTGATCAATAA
- a CDS encoding thymidylate synthase, protein MSLNEQEYLNLCQTIFEKGAKKGDRTGTGTVSIFGHQMKFDLNEGFPLLTTKRVPFRLVVSELLWFIKGDTNIRYLLKHNNNIWNEWAFERWTKSEEYSGPNMEEFGIRCQQDEDFNKVYQDEMDKFKEKILNDDDFAKKYGDLGNVYGKQWREWRTTTDETIDQLKDVIDMIKTNPNSRRLLVSAWNPEDVPNMALPPCHTMFQFYVADGKLSCQLYQRSADVFLGVPFNIASYALLTHLIAHECGLGVGEFVHTLGDAHIYLNHQEQVETQLERDVRALPTIKINSELGSVFDAEMDDIELIGYDPHPSIKAPIAV, encoded by the coding sequence ATGAGCTTGAATGAGCAGGAGTATTTAAATTTATGTCAGACGATTTTTGAAAAAGGAGCTAAAAAAGGGGATCGAACAGGTACAGGTACGGTTTCTATATTTGGACACCAAATGAAATTTGATTTAAATGAAGGCTTTCCTTTATTAACGACAAAACGTGTTCCTTTTAGATTAGTTGTCAGTGAGCTATTATGGTTTATTAAAGGTGATACAAACATACGTTATCTATTAAAGCATAATAATAATATATGGAATGAGTGGGCTTTTGAGCGGTGGACGAAAAGTGAAGAGTATTCAGGTCCAAATATGGAAGAATTCGGGATTCGTTGTCAACAAGATGAAGATTTTAACAAAGTGTATCAGGATGAAATGGACAAGTTCAAGGAAAAAATACTAAATGATGATGATTTTGCAAAGAAATACGGCGACTTAGGCAATGTTTATGGGAAGCAGTGGAGAGAATGGCGTACAACTACAGATGAGACAATAGATCAGCTAAAAGACGTGATCGATATGATAAAAACAAACCCTAATTCTAGACGTTTATTAGTATCAGCATGGAATCCAGAGGATGTACCCAATATGGCATTACCTCCTTGTCATACGATGTTCCAGTTTTATGTCGCAGATGGAAAATTGTCGTGCCAGCTTTATCAGCGAAGTGCGGATGTGTTCCTAGGTGTTCCATTTAATATAGCAAGCTATGCGCTATTGACTCATCTAATTGCACATGAATGTGGTTTAGGAGTAGGAGAGTTTGTTCATACATTAGGTGACGCACATATTTATTTAAATCATCAAGAGCAAGTAGAAACACAGCTGGAAAGAGATGTACGTGCATTACCAACAATCAAAATAAATTCAGAGCTTGGCTCAGTTTTTGATGCTGAAATGGATGACATTGAGTTAATTGGGTACGATCCCCACCCTTCAATAAAAGCCCCAATAGCAGTTTAA
- a CDS encoding YhcN/YlaJ family sporulation lipoprotein, whose amino-acid sequence MKKLILTAFVGLCTLSLTTGCGQMMGNESPTALGEAETDVRYHHSQTEKINREDVDRTKFGYVRHHEAQVRQQNRNPRVAYYDRALLADAISEMAVYLPEVEEAGTLVSDKYVLIAYTTDSEDREAVANQVRLTAESIIPRFYDVYVADNPRMFNDIQRFGSLSTSSPDVDEIMSLTIEEMRSYPQGHGQAQQYDNETNLRNDDTNMR is encoded by the coding sequence ATGAAAAAATTGATACTTACGGCGTTTGTTGGTCTTTGTACATTGTCTCTTACTACTGGTTGCGGTCAAATGATGGGTAATGAATCTCCTACAGCACTTGGTGAAGCGGAAACAGACGTACGGTACCACCATTCACAAACTGAAAAAATTAATCGTGAAGATGTTGACCGAACTAAATTTGGTTATGTTCGACATCATGAAGCACAGGTAAGACAACAGAACCGTAACCCACGAGTAGCTTATTATGATCGTGCATTACTTGCTGATGCAATAAGTGAAATGGCAGTTTACTTACCTGAAGTTGAGGAAGCAGGGACACTTGTTTCTGATAAGTATGTACTTATAGCGTACACAACGGATTCAGAAGATCGTGAAGCTGTTGCAAATCAAGTGCGTTTAACAGCAGAATCGATTATCCCACGCTTTTATGACGTGTACGTTGCAGATAATCCACGTATGTTCAATGACATTCAACGTTTTGGGTCTTTAAGTACAAGTAGCCCTGATGTAGATGAAATTATGAGCCTAACAATAGAGGAAATGAGATCATATCCTCAAGGGCACGGGCAAGCACAGCAATATGATAATGAAACAAATTTAAGGAATGACGATACAAATATGCGTTAA
- a CDS encoding YckD family protein, protein MKKFCLSFVAASVLLVGPLVGHQIHAEEAVPDQEVSEILLTKKQQQELSVLYEGILVKQKEVIGKYVEFGVFTDEKGKKIIEHFESHHSKLKENGYIPKWNKHKKGHSEEE, encoded by the coding sequence TTGAAAAAGTTCTGTTTAAGCTTTGTAGCTGCAAGTGTTTTATTAGTAGGTCCATTAGTAGGTCATCAAATTCACGCAGAAGAAGCGGTTCCGGACCAAGAGGTATCTGAAATTCTATTGACAAAGAAACAACAGCAGGAATTATCAGTATTATATGAAGGTATTTTAGTAAAACAAAAAGAAGTCATTGGGAAATATGTTGAGTTCGGAGTCTTTACTGATGAAAAGGGTAAAAAGATAATTGAGCACTTTGAAAGTCATCATAGCAAATTAAAGGAAAACGGATATATTCCAAAATGGAATAAGCATAAGAAGGGACATAGTGAAGAAGAATAA
- the lipA gene encoding lipoyl synthase: protein MAKKEEHIRKPDWLKIKLTTNETYTGLKKMMREKNLHTVCEEARCPNIHECWAERKTATFMILGDVCTRACRFCAVKTGLPTELDTKEPERVAESVELMGLKHAVITAVARDDLKDGGATIFAETVRAVRKKSPFCTIEVLPSDMMGSLDSLRTLMDSKPNILNHNIETVRRLTPRVRARATYDRSLEFLRRAKELQPQIPTKSSLMIGIGETWDEILEVMDDLRANNVDIMTIGQYLQPSRKHLKVEKYYSPDEFAELKEIALSKGFNHCEAGPLVRSSYHADEQVNEAQVREEAKKAVE, encoded by the coding sequence ATGGCAAAGAAAGAAGAACATATTCGAAAACCAGATTGGCTAAAAATTAAATTAACAACGAATGAAACATATACAGGCTTAAAAAAAATGATGCGAGAAAAAAATCTTCATACAGTGTGTGAAGAAGCTAGATGTCCAAATATCCATGAATGTTGGGCAGAAAGAAAAACAGCTACTTTTATGATTCTTGGAGATGTTTGTACTCGTGCTTGTCGTTTTTGTGCGGTAAAAACAGGACTACCTACTGAACTAGATACTAAAGAGCCTGAACGAGTTGCTGAATCAGTTGAGTTAATGGGTCTTAAGCATGCTGTTATCACAGCAGTTGCAAGAGATGATTTAAAAGATGGTGGAGCTACTATTTTTGCAGAAACAGTACGTGCTGTTCGTAAAAAAAGTCCTTTCTGTACAATTGAAGTATTACCTTCTGATATGATGGGTTCTCTAGATAGCTTAAGAACATTAATGGACTCTAAGCCTAATATTCTGAATCATAATATTGAAACAGTGCGTCGCTTGACTCCAAGGGTGCGAGCGCGTGCAACATATGACCGTTCATTAGAGTTTTTACGTCGTGCTAAGGAATTACAACCACAAATCCCAACCAAGTCAAGTTTAATGATTGGTATAGGCGAGACATGGGACGAAATTCTTGAGGTAATGGATGATTTACGTGCAAATAATGTAGATATTATGACAATAGGTCAATACTTACAGCCGTCAAGAAAGCATCTAAAGGTTGAAAAGTACTATTCACCTGATGAATTTGCAGAGCTTAAAGAAATCGCCTTATCAAAAGGATTCAATCACTGTGAAGCTGGTCCATTAGTACGTTCTTCGTATCATGCTGATGAGCAAGTAAACGAAGCACAAGTGAGAGAAGAAGCAAAAAAAGCTGTAGAATAG
- a CDS encoding bifunctional metallophosphatase/5'-nucleotidase, producing MSLSTFHIYHTNDLHSHFEQWPYIASYLKEKRKELHDRSEDVLLFDIGDHADRCHPLTDASLGKANVTLLNEVGYDNVTIGNNEGITFAKEDLSDLYSDANFQVLVSNLYDEQGRTPRWTKEFDIHKLRNGVKVGVIGVTVPFYPFYTKLGWTIKDPLKVLPPLVEKVRREADFVVLLSHLGIYQDELIAEGIEGIDVILGGHLHHVLEEGRVVNNTLIGQAGKFGEYVGHLEITYDEKEKSIVEYGIGVIEMKDIEPSAETIELLAEVNQIKEKIMSETIVNLKAPLTLEWFDTSDAVELLAEGLKEWCQTDLSMVNAGVLLEELPVGPVTKGDVHRICPHPINPCVVTLSGKRLKETIHHAFTERMKKLELRGYGFRGKVLGQMVFSGIDVKVKKLKDGLDHVTEIKVLGEPLSLEKEYRFATLDMFTFGKLYPAIAAAEDKEFFMPEMLRDILTWKLKKL from the coding sequence ATGTCATTATCGACCTTTCATATTTATCATACAAATGATTTACATAGCCATTTTGAACAATGGCCTTACATAGCTTCATATTTAAAGGAAAAGCGAAAAGAACTCCATGACCGTTCAGAGGATGTTCTTCTCTTTGATATTGGTGATCATGCAGATAGATGTCATCCGCTTACAGATGCTTCGCTAGGGAAAGCCAATGTAACACTACTAAATGAAGTTGGCTACGATAATGTAACAATTGGTAATAATGAAGGGATTACGTTTGCTAAGGAAGATTTAAGTGATTTATACAGTGATGCAAACTTCCAGGTGCTTGTTTCAAATTTATATGACGAACAAGGACGAACTCCTCGTTGGACAAAGGAATTTGATATACATAAGTTGAGGAATGGGGTAAAGGTTGGGGTAATAGGTGTAACTGTTCCGTTCTATCCTTTTTACACTAAGCTAGGTTGGACGATTAAAGATCCATTAAAAGTATTACCTCCATTAGTAGAGAAAGTACGAAGAGAGGCAGATTTTGTAGTTCTTCTAAGTCATTTAGGAATTTATCAGGACGAGCTTATTGCAGAGGGGATTGAAGGAATTGATGTCATTTTAGGAGGACATCTTCATCATGTCTTAGAAGAGGGACGTGTTGTGAACAATACTCTAATTGGTCAAGCAGGTAAGTTTGGAGAGTATGTCGGTCATCTTGAAATTACTTATGACGAAAAGGAAAAATCAATTGTTGAGTACGGTATTGGTGTAATAGAGATGAAAGATATAGAGCCTTCAGCAGAAACGATTGAATTACTAGCAGAGGTTAATCAAATCAAAGAGAAAATAATGAGTGAAACTATTGTAAATTTAAAAGCGCCATTAACTTTAGAGTGGTTTGATACATCTGATGCTGTGGAGCTATTAGCGGAAGGTTTAAAGGAATGGTGTCAAACAGATTTGAGTATGGTTAATGCAGGTGTTCTCCTTGAGGAATTGCCTGTAGGTCCTGTGACGAAAGGAGATGTACATCGAATTTGTCCACATCCTATTAATCCGTGTGTTGTTACACTTTCAGGAAAGAGGTTAAAAGAAACAATCCATCATGCCTTTACTGAACGAATGAAAAAGCTTGAATTACGTGGCTATGGCTTTAGAGGAAAAGTATTAGGGCAGATGGTCTTTTCAGGTATTGATGTTAAAGTTAAGAAATTAAAAGATGGATTAGACCATGTAACTGAAATAAAGGTATTGGGAGAGCCACTATCTTTGGAAAAAGAGTATCGTTTCGCGACTCTTGATATGTTCACCTTTGGAAAGCTATACCCAGCAATTGCTGCAGCAGAAGACAAGGAATTTTTCATGCCAGAAATGCTGAGGGACATCCTTACATGGAAGCTGAAAAAGCTTTAG
- a CDS encoding methionine/alanine import family NSS transporter small subunit: MSASAIVMMIIGLGIIWGGLTLSILHAVKVAKQSK; the protein is encoded by the coding sequence ATGAGTGCAAGTGCAATCGTTATGATGATTATTGGATTAGGAATTATTTGGGGTGGATTAACATTAAGTATCCTTCATGCTGTGAAAGTAGCGAAACAAAGTAAATAA
- the yunB gene encoding sporulation protein YunB, whose translation MRSRWNRPRPRKGPLPFRYVLLLSFVIFIVLTVQGFWLVEKGIRPTLIHIAKTETQKIGTQAINDAISKKIVEQIDMEELIIVDKDNNGDITSVSFNTQIYNRVTSEATLRVQKYLKMVEQGQIEDLGVPDGVEVEWNEQSFSQNGIIHTIPLGQATNNALLAHLGPQVPVRFTAIGDVKAQMSERIESTGINNTYIRVSVDIQVDVKVVIPFATDTEVVATSIPVGIMFVQGKVPEFYNSGGGEMPAPAIIRESDIREVIENNQN comes from the coding sequence ATGCGCAGCAGATGGAACAGACCTAGACCCCGCAAAGGCCCACTGCCTTTTCGGTATGTGTTGCTATTATCGTTTGTTATTTTTATTGTTTTGACCGTGCAAGGTTTCTGGCTTGTGGAAAAGGGGATTAGACCGACCTTAATCCATATTGCTAAAACAGAAACTCAAAAAATCGGTACACAGGCAATAAATGATGCAATTTCAAAAAAGATTGTCGAACAGATTGATATGGAAGAATTAATTATTGTAGATAAGGATAACAACGGTGATATTACATCTGTCAGTTTTAACACGCAAATTTATAACCGGGTAACATCAGAAGCAACACTAAGGGTACAAAAGTATTTAAAAATGGTAGAGCAAGGTCAAATTGAAGATTTGGGAGTACCTGATGGAGTTGAAGTAGAGTGGAATGAACAATCGTTCTCGCAAAACGGAATTATTCATACGATCCCTCTAGGTCAAGCTACAAACAATGCCCTTCTCGCTCATTTAGGTCCACAAGTACCAGTACGTTTTACAGCGATTGGAGATGTAAAGGCACAAATGAGTGAAAGAATTGAGTCTACAGGCATTAATAACACGTACATACGTGTCTCTGTTGACATCCAAGTCGATGTAAAAGTCGTTATACCATTTGCGACAGATACGGAAGTGGTTGCTACATCAATTCCAGTTGGCATTATGTTCGTTCAAGGAAAAGTTCCTGAATTTTATAATTCTGGTGGTGGAGAAATGCCAGCTCCAGCGATTATAAGGGAATCAGATATACGAGAGGTAATTGAAAACAATCAAAATTAA